AGTTGTACCACTTGCGAAAAAATATGGTGCTGCACTTGTTGTCGGAACAATTGATGAAAAAGGAATGGGTGTATCAGCGGAACGCAAGCTTGAAATCGCTAAGCGTTCATACGACATTCTGACAAAGGATTACGGTGTTCACCCGACTGATATCATTTTTGACCCGCTCGTTTTCCCGGTTGGAACAGGGGATGAACAGTATATTGGTTCAGCCAATGCAACAGTGGAAGGAATCCGTCACATAAAAGAGGCCTTCCCGCAGGTGCAAACCGTGCTCGGCATCAGTAACGTATCCTTTGGTCTACCTCCGGTTGGCCGAGAGGTGCTGAATGCCGTGTATCTGTACCACTGTACACTTGCAGGTCTGGATTATGCGATTGTCAATACAGAGAAACTGGAGCGTTTCGCTTCTATTGATCCCGCTGAGGTCAAAATGGCTGAAGAACTGTTATTCAATACGACTGATGAATCACTCGCTGAATTTACCGCCTTTTACCGTGGTAAAAAGAAAGAAACGGCTTCAGGACTTCCGGATATGCCGCTTGCGGAGAGGCTTGCCTATTATGTCGTAGAAGGTACAAAAGAAGGTTTGCTGCCGGATCTGGAGCAGGCGCTCACTGAGTACGATGAGCCGCTATCCATCATTAACGGCCCTTTGATGACAGGCATGAAAGAGGTTGGACGCTTGTTTAATGACAATCAGCTGATTGTAGCTGAGGTGTTACAGAGTGCTGAAGTCATGAAAGCAGCTGTTGCTTATCTTGAACCGCACATGGAAGCGTCTGATGATTCTTCCTCTAAAGGTAAGGTACTCCTCGCTACGGTAAAAGGGGACGTACACGACATCGGTAAAAACCTTGTAGAAATTATTTTAAGTAACAACGGTTTTGAAGTGGTTGACCTTGGCATTAAAGTAACCCCGCCGGAGCTGATCGAAGCCATCCGTCGTGAAAAGCCGGACATTGTCGGTCTGTCAGGTCTGCTCGTTAAATCAGCCCAGCAGATGGTCATTACGGCAGGAGATATGAAGCAGGAAGGCATGGAGATTCCAATTCTGGTTGGCGGAGCGGCACTCTCGCGTAAATTTGTGGATACAAAAATTTCACAAAACTATGACGGTCTTGTTTTATATGCAAAGGATGCGATGAACGGTTTGAGCCTTGCGAACCAGCTTCAGGACGAATTGGAGCGTGCCAAGCTTGTAGAAGAGCGGGAGGCGAAAAAGGGAGCCATTGCATCAGCAGCTCCTGCCCCTAAACGTGAAAGCAATGTCGGTGTACTCGAAAAGCCGGCTGTTGCCCCTGCCCCTGTTTTTGTGCCGAATGATGTGCAGCGTCATGTGATCAGCTCGTACTCTGTTTCACATGTTGAGGCTTATATCAATATGCAAATGCTGATCGGACATCATCTCGGCGTCAAAGGTAAAGTATCACGCCTTTTAGCTGAAGGAGATGAAAAAACCATCAAGGTAAAAGAAACCGTTGATCAGCTGATTCAGGAAGTGAAAAAAGAAGGATTGATTACACCGGCTGCTGTGTATCAGTTCTTTCCTGCCCAGAGTGAGGGTGATGATGTGATTATTTATCATCCAGAAGAGGGACACGAGATTGAACGTTTTACTTTCCCAAGACAGCCTAGAGCGCCATATTTATGTCTTGCTGATTATCTCCGCTCAAAAGAAAGCGGCGAGATGGATTATGTAGGATTTTTTACCGTCACAGCCGGCCGGGGAATCAGGGAGAAGGCTCAGGAGTATAAGGAGCAGGGAAGATTTCTTGAAAGTCATGCGCTTCAGGCGCTGGCTCTTGAAACAGCAGAAGGCTTTGCGGAGCTGCTTCATCAGCAGATGCGCGACCGCTGGGGCTTCCCGGATTCAGTTGATTTCACGATGCAGGAGCGCTTCAGCGCCAAGTATCAGGGACAGCGTTTCTCCTTTGGATACCCTGCCTGTCCGGAGCTTGAGGATCAGGAAAAGCTGTTTAAGCTGATCCAGCCGGAAGAGATTGGTGTCCAGCTGACTGACGGCTTCATGATGGAACCGGAGGCCAGCGTATCAGCCATTGTGTTTGCTCATCCGGATGCACGATATTTTAACGTATTATAAAAATTACGGCTGCTCTCTCAGCGGTTTCATAGACCGGGGAGCAGCTTCTAATACATTCTTTCACTATCAAATTACGGGAGGTTGACTGGATGGATCGTGATTTCCCCCGGAACTCTTTGGAAAAAAAGGGGTTCCGTTTGGTTTTTAATGATGATTTTGATCAGGTGAGTCTTGACCTGTCAAAGTGGCTGCCATTTTATTTGCCTCAATGGAGCAGCCGTGAAAACGCCAAAGCGAATTATCGTATAGAAAATAGTGAACTGAAGTTAATGATTTCAGCTAATCAGCAGCCATGGTGTCCGGAACTGGACGGCAATATT
This genomic stretch from Jeotgalibacillus aurantiacus harbors:
- the metH gene encoding methionine synthase; this translates as MSRTNFTKQLEKRILIMDGAMGTMLQEANLTAEDFGGEALEGCNENLNRTRPDVIENIHDAYFEAGADIVETNTFGSMSVVLEEYDIQADAYELSRLGAELARKSADKWSTEERPRFVAGAMGPTTKTLSVTGGTTFENLQASYAEQARGLIDGGADLLLIETSQDLLNVKSAYLGIQQAFEETGKELPLMISGTIEPMGTTLAGQTIDSFYISVEHMNPVSVGLNCATGPEFMQDHIRSLSEINQSYVSCYPNAGLPDEEGVYHETPETLARKLKGFAEKGWLNIVGGCCGTTPAHIKAIADVMKDYEPRKQRPEKHHTVSGIEPLVYDDPSMRPLMIGERTNVIGSRKFKRLIAEKKIEEASEIARAQVKKGAHVIDICLADPDRDEEEDMEAFMQEVVKKVKVPLVIDSTDEKVIEKALRYSQGKSIINSINLEDGLERFDAVVPLAKKYGAALVVGTIDEKGMGVSAERKLEIAKRSYDILTKDYGVHPTDIIFDPLVFPVGTGDEQYIGSANATVEGIRHIKEAFPQVQTVLGISNVSFGLPPVGREVLNAVYLYHCTLAGLDYAIVNTEKLERFASIDPAEVKMAEELLFNTTDESLAEFTAFYRGKKKETASGLPDMPLAERLAYYVVEGTKEGLLPDLEQALTEYDEPLSIINGPLMTGMKEVGRLFNDNQLIVAEVLQSAEVMKAAVAYLEPHMEASDDSSSKGKVLLATVKGDVHDIGKNLVEIILSNNGFEVVDLGIKVTPPELIEAIRREKPDIVGLSGLLVKSAQQMVITAGDMKQEGMEIPILVGGAALSRKFVDTKISQNYDGLVLYAKDAMNGLSLANQLQDELERAKLVEEREAKKGAIASAAPAPKRESNVGVLEKPAVAPAPVFVPNDVQRHVISSYSVSHVEAYINMQMLIGHHLGVKGKVSRLLAEGDEKTIKVKETVDQLIQEVKKEGLITPAAVYQFFPAQSEGDDVIIYHPEEGHEIERFTFPRQPRAPYLCLADYLRSKESGEMDYVGFFTVTAGRGIREKAQEYKEQGRFLESHALQALALETAEGFAELLHQQMRDRWGFPDSVDFTMQERFSAKYQGQRFSFGYPACPELEDQEKLFKLIQPEEIGVQLTDGFMMEPEASVSAIVFAHPDARYFNVL